The following are encoded together in the Arthrobacter sp. Y-9 genome:
- a CDS encoding bifunctional GNAT family N-acetyltransferase/ATP-binding protein yields MTTWKIRDFHASDVEGILHLWESLKASGVESVYDLAEVLASCEKDHAVVAVHGDTVVGAAVGRAAHDQGWIVFLATLQSWHGQGIGTSLLAGVEQRMASLGLNKLSALMPTQETRVEAFLNRGFQVKADLRYYERRIPVQRAELGALEQLGGRILPRDLWEKVAGMTQEKQLLERRLVLPLAEGELAEEFGVVPPRAVVLFGPPGTGKTTFAKAIASRLEWPFVEVFPSRLAADPAGLAGALRETFLEIAELEHAVVFIDEVEEIAAQRSGEPPSPLQGVTNELLKIIPAFRDQPGRLLVCATNFIRSLDSAFLRHGRFDYVIPIGLPDEEARTAMWQRFIPASVLTDIDIQALVDRSEGFSPADIEFAARSASQRALEKAVYDAGGSAPAAADGAASGAGTGRRGPTTRDYLETIADTRATVSEEVREAFLEDIGTLART; encoded by the coding sequence ATGACCACCTGGAAGATCCGCGATTTCCACGCCTCGGATGTGGAGGGGATCCTGCACCTCTGGGAATCCCTCAAGGCGTCCGGCGTGGAGTCCGTCTACGATCTGGCCGAAGTGCTCGCGTCCTGCGAGAAGGACCACGCCGTGGTCGCGGTGCACGGCGACACGGTCGTGGGCGCCGCCGTCGGCCGCGCGGCGCATGACCAGGGCTGGATCGTCTTCCTGGCCACGCTCCAGTCCTGGCACGGACAGGGCATCGGCACCTCGCTGCTCGCCGGCGTCGAACAGCGCATGGCGTCCCTCGGTCTGAACAAGCTGTCCGCGCTCATGCCCACCCAGGAGACCCGGGTGGAGGCGTTCCTGAACCGCGGCTTCCAGGTCAAGGCGGACCTGCGGTACTACGAGCGGCGGATCCCGGTCCAGCGGGCCGAGCTCGGGGCGCTGGAGCAGCTCGGTGGCCGCATCCTGCCGCGTGATCTCTGGGAGAAAGTGGCGGGCATGACCCAGGAGAAGCAGCTGCTGGAACGGCGGCTCGTGCTGCCGCTGGCGGAAGGCGAGCTGGCGGAGGAGTTCGGCGTGGTGCCGCCGCGCGCCGTCGTGCTCTTCGGCCCGCCCGGCACCGGCAAGACGACCTTCGCCAAGGCGATCGCCTCCCGGCTGGAATGGCCGTTCGTGGAGGTGTTCCCCTCCCGCCTCGCGGCCGATCCCGCGGGACTGGCCGGAGCCCTGCGCGAGACGTTCCTGGAGATCGCGGAGCTCGAGCATGCGGTGGTCTTCATCGACGAAGTGGAGGAGATCGCGGCGCAGCGCTCGGGCGAGCCGCCGTCGCCTCTGCAGGGGGTGACGAATGAGCTGCTCAAGATCATTCCGGCCTTCCGTGATCAGCCCGGCCGTCTCCTCGTGTGCGCCACGAACTTCATCCGGTCCCTCGACTCCGCCTTCCTGCGGCACGGGCGCTTCGATTACGTCATCCCGATCGGCCTGCCGGACGAGGAGGCGCGGACCGCCATGTGGCAGCGGTTCATCCCCGCGAGCGTCCTGACGGACATCGACATCCAGGCTCTCGTGGACCGCAGCGAGGGCTTCTCGCCGGCGGACATCGAGTTCGCGGCCCGCAGCGCCTCCCAGCGCGCCCTGGAGAAGGCGGTGTACGACGCCGGCGGCTCGGCTCCCGCCGCTGCGGACGGCGCTGCCTCCGGCGCCGGAACCGGACGCCGCGGCCCGACGACTCGCGACTATCTGGAGACCATCGCCGACACCCGGGCGACGGTCAGCGAGGAGGTCCGCGAGGCGTTCCTGGAGGACATCGGGACGCTCGCCCGGACCTGA
- a CDS encoding deoxyguanosinetriphosphate triphosphohydrolase: MSDAQYPAHASERWVAEPAKNTYRSDFERDRARVLHSSALRRLGAKTQVVAPDTDDFVRTRLTHSLEVAQVGRELGRALGCDPDVVDTACLSHDLGHPPFGHNGESALNDIAHDIGGFEGNAQTLRLLTRLEPKVLAPDGTPAGLNLTRASLDASCKYPWQAADAPVIHGRRTSKFGAYEDDLPIFDWVRDNAPAGQTCIEAQVMDLADDISYSVHDVEDAVVAGHFQLRWMDNPDHRARVVGYTRQWYLPHADPAEVDEALSRLEKTAVWVREADGSRKSMAALKNMTSQLIGRFCQSALEATRSVYGPDPLTRYNGQLMVPEETVMEIAVMKGLATTFVMTTDHRQPIYERQQEVLRALVSALTATGDKHLEPMFAADWRAADSDDARFRVIIDQVASLTDGSALSLHERLVGSLPSLW, translated from the coding sequence GTGAGTGACGCACAGTACCCGGCCCACGCTTCCGAACGCTGGGTCGCTGAGCCGGCCAAGAACACCTACCGCTCCGACTTCGAACGGGACCGCGCCCGGGTGCTCCATTCCTCCGCGCTCCGCCGGCTCGGAGCCAAGACCCAGGTGGTCGCCCCGGACACGGACGACTTCGTCCGCACGCGGCTGACCCACAGCCTCGAGGTGGCCCAGGTGGGCCGCGAACTCGGCCGGGCCCTCGGCTGCGATCCGGACGTCGTGGACACCGCGTGCCTGTCGCACGATCTGGGGCATCCGCCGTTCGGTCACAACGGCGAGTCCGCGCTGAACGACATCGCTCACGACATCGGAGGCTTCGAGGGCAACGCCCAGACCCTGCGCCTTCTCACCCGCCTCGAACCGAAGGTGCTCGCCCCGGACGGCACGCCCGCCGGGCTGAACCTCACCCGCGCCAGCCTGGACGCCTCGTGCAAGTACCCGTGGCAGGCCGCCGACGCCCCCGTGATCCACGGCCGCCGCACGAGCAAGTTCGGCGCCTACGAGGACGATCTGCCGATCTTCGACTGGGTCCGCGACAACGCCCCGGCGGGCCAGACGTGCATCGAAGCCCAGGTCATGGACCTGGCGGACGACATCTCCTACTCGGTGCACGATGTGGAGGACGCCGTCGTGGCGGGCCACTTCCAGCTGCGCTGGATGGACAACCCGGATCACCGCGCCCGCGTGGTGGGTTACACGCGGCAGTGGTACCTGCCCCATGCCGACCCGGCCGAAGTCGACGAGGCGCTGAGCCGCCTCGAGAAGACCGCCGTCTGGGTGCGGGAGGCCGACGGCAGCCGGAAATCGATGGCCGCCCTGAAGAACATGACCAGCCAGCTGATCGGCCGGTTCTGCCAGAGCGCGCTGGAGGCCACCCGCTCGGTCTACGGCCCGGACCCCCTGACGCGGTACAACGGGCAGCTGATGGTGCCGGAGGAGACGGTCATGGAGATCGCCGTCATGAAGGGCCTGGCCACCACGTTCGTCATGACCACGGACCACCGTCAGCCGATCTACGAGCGGCAGCAGGAGGTGCTCCGGGCCCTCGTGAGCGCGCTGACCGCCACGGGGGACAAGCACCTGGAGCCCATGTTCGCCGCCGATTGGCGCGCCGCGGACAGCGACGACGCCCGCTTCCGGGTCATCATCGACCAGGTCGCGTCGCTGACGGACGGATCGGCGCTGAGCCTGCACGAACGCCTCGTGGGCAGCCTGCCGTCGCTCTGGTGA
- the dnaG gene encoding DNA primase: MAGLIKREDIEAVRQRTDIKEVVDGYVTLRSAGIGSFKGLCPFHDERSPSFHVRPQVGTYHCFGCGESGDVISFVQKMDHLSFSETVEKLAAKVGIELRYEDGGTGPRREDVGKRQKLLDAHKIAAEFFAAQLLTPGAIEGRRFLAERGFDRAAAESFGVGFAPQGWDGLLGHLRTKGFRDEELVQTGMFSTGREGSGRLYDRFRGRLIWPIRDITGDVIGFGARKLFEDDKGPKYLNTPETPLYKKSQVLYGIDKAKRDIVRGRQLVVVEGYTDVMACHLAGVTTAVATCGTAFGGDHIKIVRRLLSDDGTGGEVVFTFDGDAAGQKAALRAFEEDQRFVAQTYVAVEPSGADPCELRQHRGDQAVKDLIDSRRPLFEFAIRVGLKKHNLNTVEGRVQALREAAPIVARIRDGSLRPAYTRELAGWLGMSMEEVSRAVQTAARRAAAAPSSSGDQGGAAVQEPADSAPLYGRPDPRDPAAAMERQSLEVALQQPQVLDERHWQMFSQAHFVVPAYQAVHTAIRAVGTARGADPVTWVETVRAEVPEPLRGLVSELAVAMIPAPDEDALMRACRDILARLFELDITRQKADLLGQLQRMGADADPSMVQDLNRQLLSLEMQRRSLRQNA, translated from the coding sequence GTGGCTGGACTGATCAAACGGGAAGACATCGAGGCGGTCCGCCAGCGCACCGATATCAAAGAGGTGGTGGACGGGTACGTCACCCTCCGCAGCGCGGGCATCGGCTCTTTCAAGGGACTCTGTCCTTTCCATGACGAGCGCAGCCCCAGCTTCCACGTCCGCCCGCAAGTGGGCACGTACCACTGCTTCGGATGCGGTGAGAGCGGCGACGTCATCTCCTTCGTGCAGAAGATGGACCACCTCTCCTTCAGCGAGACGGTGGAGAAGCTCGCGGCCAAGGTCGGCATCGAGCTCCGCTACGAGGACGGCGGCACCGGACCGCGCCGCGAGGACGTCGGCAAGCGCCAGAAGCTCCTGGACGCTCACAAGATCGCGGCGGAGTTCTTCGCCGCCCAGCTCCTGACGCCCGGCGCCATCGAGGGCCGCCGCTTCCTGGCCGAACGCGGTTTCGACCGCGCCGCCGCGGAGTCCTTCGGCGTGGGGTTCGCTCCGCAGGGCTGGGACGGACTGCTCGGCCACCTGCGCACCAAGGGCTTCCGCGACGAGGAACTGGTGCAGACCGGCATGTTCTCCACGGGCCGCGAAGGGTCCGGCCGGCTGTATGACCGCTTCCGGGGCCGGCTGATCTGGCCCATCCGGGACATCACGGGCGACGTGATCGGCTTCGGCGCGCGCAAGCTCTTCGAGGACGACAAGGGCCCGAAGTACCTCAACACCCCGGAAACCCCGCTCTACAAGAAATCCCAGGTCCTGTACGGGATCGACAAGGCCAAGCGGGACATCGTGCGCGGCCGGCAGCTCGTGGTGGTCGAGGGCTACACGGACGTCATGGCCTGTCACCTCGCGGGCGTCACCACCGCTGTCGCGACCTGTGGCACGGCCTTTGGCGGGGACCACATCAAGATCGTGCGCCGGCTCCTCTCGGACGACGGCACCGGTGGCGAAGTGGTCTTCACCTTCGACGGCGACGCCGCGGGCCAGAAAGCGGCCCTGCGCGCCTTCGAGGAGGACCAGCGTTTCGTGGCGCAGACGTATGTAGCGGTCGAGCCGTCCGGCGCGGACCCCTGTGAACTCCGGCAGCACCGGGGTGACCAGGCCGTGAAGGATCTCATCGACAGCCGCAGGCCGCTGTTCGAATTCGCCATCCGGGTGGGCCTGAAGAAGCACAATCTGAACACCGTGGAGGGCCGGGTCCAGGCGCTCCGGGAGGCCGCGCCGATCGTGGCACGGATCCGCGACGGGTCGTTGCGTCCGGCGTACACCCGCGAACTGGCCGGCTGGCTGGGCATGTCCATGGAGGAGGTGTCCCGCGCGGTGCAGACGGCCGCGCGCCGGGCCGCCGCGGCGCCGTCGTCGTCGGGCGATCAGGGGGGAGCGGCCGTGCAGGAACCGGCGGACAGCGCGCCGCTGTACGGCCGGCCGGATCCGCGCGATCCGGCGGCGGCCATGGAACGGCAGTCGCTGGAGGTGGCGCTGCAGCAGCCCCAGGTCCTCGACGAGCGTCACTGGCAGATGTTCTCCCAGGCCCATTTCGTGGTGCCCGCGTACCAGGCCGTCCACACGGCGATCCGTGCGGTGGGCACCGCTCGGGGTGCAGACCCCGTGACCTGGGTGGAGACGGTCCGAGCAGAGGTTCCGGAGCCGCTGCGGGGCCTGGTCTCGGAGCTCGCGGTCGCGATGATCCCTGCGCCCGATGAGGATGCCCTGATGCGGGCGTGCCGGGACATCCTGGCCCGCCTGTTCGAGCTGGACATCACGCGTCAGAAGGCCGATCTGCTCGGTCAGTTGCAGCGCATGGGCGCCGACGCCGATCCCTCCATGGTCCAGGATCTGAACCGGCAGCTGCTCTCCCTGGAGATGCAGCGGCGGTCGCTGCGCCAGAACGCCTGA
- a CDS encoding TetR/AcrR family transcriptional regulator — MADTTTPGRRERKKAATRKAISDAALELFQDRGFDAVTIKEVAERADVSLATVYAHFPQKEALVYDEDDEIRDALLAAVRNREPGMTICTAIHQWLRAVMEEHEQYGAQVAAFDAMVQAAPSLREYERSMWMRHEKALILTIADELGLPATDPFIQVFSHYALETWAFLDRTEDPRASLEATFALLSPGWTAFEERVTSGR; from the coding sequence ATGGCCGACACCACCACCCCGGGACGCCGGGAACGCAAGAAGGCAGCGACCCGCAAGGCGATCTCAGACGCCGCGCTCGAACTCTTCCAGGACCGCGGCTTCGACGCCGTGACCATCAAGGAGGTGGCCGAGCGGGCCGACGTCTCCCTCGCCACCGTCTACGCCCACTTCCCCCAGAAGGAGGCCCTGGTCTACGACGAGGACGACGAGATCCGGGACGCCCTCCTGGCTGCGGTCAGGAACCGCGAGCCGGGCATGACCATCTGCACCGCCATCCACCAGTGGCTTCGCGCGGTCATGGAAGAGCACGAGCAGTACGGCGCACAGGTGGCGGCCTTCGACGCGATGGTCCAGGCCGCGCCGTCCCTCCGCGAGTACGAGCGGTCCATGTGGATGCGGCATGAGAAGGCCCTGATCCTGACCATCGCCGACGAGCTGGGCCTGCCCGCCACGGACCCGTTCATCCAGGTCTTCTCCCACTACGCGCTGGAGACCTGGGCGTTCCTCGACCGCACGGAGGATCCCCGGGCATCCCTCGAGGCCACGTTCGCCCTCCTGTCCCCGGGGTGGACCGCGTTCGAGGAGCGCGTGACAAGCGGGCGCTGA
- a CDS encoding MFS transporter encodes MSLNSSPPAPPPSPRRAWFMLVVLTMLTVVGMTVVLPVMPFIVQEYLPHGDPNLAIWVGVLEGVNALCAFLAAPFLGGLSDRVGRRPVIIIASFGAVIGYLVFGIGGSLWILLLGRVIQGVTAGDLPALFAYTADITPAKDRAKRFGLLGALNGIGFMIGPALGGLLSAIDIRLPVFATAVVALLVAILAIFLLPESLAPENRTPKLALEELHPVKVLSDAFRRPGLRGLLLVFALMMIPFAFFTNNFSVLAIDAVGWSAAQIGFLVAVIGVLDIAVQGGLLAVLLPRIGEKKTIIIGILGQGLGCAALAILASVLAQPWLLIAGVLMLGASQGLTQAPLDGLISSSAGDDEQGRVAGALQAVGSAIQMAAPIVAGLLYSGIAHLAPYLLGVIFIVAAAVLFSRLKLPRSAHETPRGEEAVV; translated from the coding sequence ATGTCCCTGAACTCCTCCCCTCCAGCTCCGCCGCCGTCTCCGCGCCGCGCCTGGTTCATGCTCGTCGTCCTCACCATGCTCACCGTCGTCGGCATGACGGTGGTCCTGCCCGTCATGCCGTTCATCGTCCAGGAGTACCTCCCGCACGGCGACCCGAACCTCGCCATCTGGGTCGGTGTCCTGGAAGGCGTCAATGCCCTCTGCGCCTTCCTCGCCGCTCCCTTCCTCGGAGGCCTCTCGGACCGCGTGGGCCGCCGGCCGGTCATCATCATCGCCTCGTTCGGGGCGGTCATCGGCTACCTGGTGTTCGGCATCGGCGGATCCTTGTGGATCCTCCTGCTCGGCCGTGTCATCCAGGGCGTCACCGCCGGCGACCTCCCCGCGCTCTTCGCCTACACGGCGGACATCACGCCGGCCAAGGACCGCGCCAAACGCTTCGGTCTCCTCGGCGCGCTCAACGGCATCGGTTTCATGATCGGCCCGGCGCTCGGCGGTCTCCTCTCCGCCATCGACATCCGACTGCCCGTCTTCGCCACCGCCGTCGTCGCCTTGCTCGTGGCGATCCTCGCGATCTTCCTGCTGCCCGAGTCCCTCGCGCCCGAGAACCGCACCCCGAAGCTCGCGCTCGAAGAGCTGCATCCGGTGAAGGTCCTCTCCGACGCCTTCCGCCGGCCCGGGCTGCGCGGTCTGCTGCTCGTGTTCGCGCTGATGATGATCCCGTTCGCGTTCTTCACCAACAACTTCAGCGTGCTGGCCATCGACGCCGTCGGCTGGAGTGCGGCCCAGATCGGCTTCCTGGTGGCCGTCATCGGCGTCCTGGACATCGCGGTGCAGGGCGGCCTGCTGGCCGTGCTCCTGCCCAGGATCGGCGAGAAGAAGACCATCATCATCGGCATCCTGGGCCAGGGCCTCGGCTGCGCGGCGCTGGCCATCCTCGCCTCGGTGCTGGCCCAGCCGTGGCTGCTCATCGCCGGCGTGCTCATGCTCGGAGCCTCACAGGGCCTCACGCAGGCGCCGCTGGACGGCCTCATCTCCAGCTCCGCGGGCGACGACGAGCAGGGCCGCGTGGCCGGAGCGCTCCAGGCGGTAGGGTCGGCCATTCAGATGGCCGCGCCGATCGTGGCCGGTCTCCTGTACAGCGGAATCGCCCACCTGGCCCCGTACCTGCTGGGTGTGATCTTCATCGTGGCTGCGGCGGTGCTCTTCTCCCGGCTGAAACTGCCGCGCAGCGCCCACGAGACGCCACGCGGGGAAGAGGCCGTGGTCTGA
- a CDS encoding GNAT family N-acetyltransferase has product MTLPPPTLDTTRLRLRPFTEADGEELFALNSDAEVLRYWDSPPWTERSAVERFLTGNRRLAEEGTGTRLVIQRRSDQAFLGWITFNSWNPDFRSASLGYCLRQSAWGQGHATEAAGALLQWAFGTLDLNRVQAEADTRNAPSARVLEKLGFVLEGTLREDCVVNGVVSDSWVYGLLRRDWEALHPVR; this is encoded by the coding sequence ATGACTCTTCCCCCTCCCACCCTGGACACCACCCGTCTGCGTCTGCGGCCGTTCACCGAGGCCGACGGCGAGGAGCTCTTCGCCCTGAACAGCGATGCCGAGGTGCTGCGGTACTGGGACTCGCCGCCGTGGACGGAACGCTCCGCCGTCGAGCGCTTCCTGACGGGGAACCGGCGCTTGGCCGAGGAGGGCACCGGCACGCGGCTGGTCATCCAACGGCGGTCCGATCAGGCGTTCCTCGGCTGGATCACCTTCAACAGCTGGAACCCGGATTTCCGGAGCGCGTCCCTCGGATACTGCCTCCGGCAGTCCGCCTGGGGCCAGGGCCACGCGACCGAAGCCGCCGGGGCGCTGCTGCAGTGGGCGTTCGGCACTCTTGACCTCAACCGGGTGCAGGCCGAGGCCGACACCCGCAATGCGCCCTCAGCCCGGGTGCTGGAGAAGCTCGGATTCGTCCTGGAAGGGACGCTGCGCGAGGACTGTGTCGTGAACGGCGTCGTCTCCGACTCGTGGGTCTACGGGCTGCTCCGCCGCGACTGGGAGGCCCTGCACCCGGTACGCTGA
- a CDS encoding phage holin family protein: MSGRHASTVRPQTSLKALPATARSAAQLLPRQIQDEITLAQLELKDKGVKVGIASAGFVAALLFVGLLVIALVVAAIMGLATIMPAWLSALIVSAAFLIIAGIGGLFGFLKLKSAMPLMPAEAIRGFKHDLGIVKEGSAFDASILDPESPAAKAAAEAKAAAKAKAREEAEVKAKQKLAEEGPAPTQQQIIARLDERRAHLTGIRDDLGVQLDVKTQAQGFVSEVKERAESVRESAQQRFAGATAGENGGIAGELAQRWKPIAVAVAAGTAFVVLLRKLIKS; the protein is encoded by the coding sequence ATGAGCGGACGCCATGCGAGCACCGTACGGCCCCAGACAAGCCTCAAGGCGCTTCCGGCGACAGCCCGGAGTGCGGCCCAGCTGTTGCCCCGCCAGATCCAGGACGAGATCACCCTCGCCCAGCTGGAACTCAAGGACAAGGGCGTCAAGGTAGGCATCGCCTCCGCCGGTTTCGTCGCCGCCCTCCTCTTCGTGGGGCTGCTCGTGATCGCGCTGGTGGTCGCCGCCATCATGGGTCTGGCCACCATCATGCCGGCCTGGCTCTCGGCTCTCATCGTCTCCGCCGCGTTCCTGATCATCGCCGGCATCGGCGGCCTGTTCGGGTTCCTCAAGCTCAAGTCGGCCATGCCCCTGATGCCCGCCGAAGCGATCCGCGGCTTCAAGCACGATCTGGGGATCGTTAAGGAGGGCAGCGCGTTCGACGCGAGCATCCTCGACCCGGAGTCGCCCGCCGCGAAGGCCGCCGCCGAGGCGAAGGCGGCAGCCAAGGCCAAGGCCCGCGAAGAGGCGGAGGTCAAGGCCAAGCAGAAGCTCGCCGAAGAAGGCCCCGCACCCACGCAGCAGCAGATTATTGCCCGCCTCGATGAGCGCCGCGCCCACCTCACCGGCATCCGCGACGACCTGGGTGTCCAGCTCGACGTCAAGACCCAGGCCCAGGGCTTCGTGTCCGAGGTCAAGGAACGCGCTGAGTCCGTCCGTGAGTCCGCGCAGCAGCGCTTCGCCGGCGCCACCGCCGGCGAGAACGGCGGCATCGCCGGTGAGCTGGCCCAGCGCTGGAAGCCGATCGCCGTGGCCGTGGCGGCGGGCACCGCGTTCGTGGTCCTTTTGCGCAAGCTCATCAAGTCCTGA
- a CDS encoding CDP-alcohol phosphatidyltransferase family protein translates to MKLIGAGARPGVPQVDHDRILTVPNVLTVIRFLGVPLFMWLVLGVHEYGWAVAVLAVMGSTDWVDGYVARRFDQTSKLGRILDPAADRLALIAVAVTLVLAGVVTWWYLAALLVPDLILGTASLLYFRSHPDLPVSVVGKVRTALLLLGTPLLVLSEFAGGRPLAITAWVLLGLGLVGHWIAAIGYFAAIIRKGRPVREARVAGHREEADPAGAAGDVDGGARNGVVVRPETGEKDGEDR, encoded by the coding sequence ATGAAGCTCATCGGCGCTGGCGCACGCCCTGGCGTGCCGCAAGTCGACCATGACCGCATCCTCACGGTCCCCAACGTCCTCACGGTGATCCGGTTCCTCGGCGTCCCGCTGTTCATGTGGCTGGTCCTGGGCGTCCACGAATACGGCTGGGCCGTGGCGGTGCTCGCCGTCATGGGGTCCACCGACTGGGTGGACGGCTATGTGGCCCGTCGTTTCGACCAGACCTCCAAGCTCGGACGTATCCTCGACCCCGCCGCCGACCGCCTCGCGCTGATCGCCGTGGCGGTGACCCTGGTCCTGGCCGGCGTCGTGACGTGGTGGTATCTGGCCGCCCTGCTGGTCCCGGATCTGATCCTCGGCACCGCCTCCCTCCTGTACTTCCGCAGCCACCCGGATCTTCCTGTCAGCGTCGTCGGCAAGGTCCGGACGGCGCTGCTCCTGCTCGGAACCCCGCTGCTCGTGCTGTCCGAGTTCGCCGGCGGGCGGCCCCTGGCGATCACGGCCTGGGTGCTGCTCGGCCTGGGCCTCGTGGGTCACTGGATCGCGGCCATCGGATACTTCGCCGCCATCATCCGCAAAGGCCGCCCGGTGCGGGAGGCGCGCGTCGCCGGGCACCGGGAGGAAGCGGACCCGGCCGGCGCGGCGGGCGACGTCGACGGCGGCGCGCGGAACGGCGTGGTCGTGCGCCCTGAGACGGGGGAGAAGGACGGTGAGGACCGGTGA
- a CDS encoding DMT family transporter, which translates to MIWFAVILAILGAFCLAIGAQRQGSAVKADTGGLALGSSSFVRLLRNPRWLLGLALLAGGMIMNCIALISAPLTVIQPIGAIALVITTVVNSKDQGLKINRATVVAISACVTGSALFVLLAVNATQENHHVAASDELAVVLLLVLAVGVFGSLAVGFRHRLNAFVYILGAGVLFGFVAVLTRIIGRHLLDPNGQFLLNVPWYTVVAIAAAGGLGSWFVQSAYSGGPPDLVIAGLTVIDPIVGIAIGVTILGELRPDVQPVIGISMIAAACLAIVGVIALSRHHPEVTKRKKEAERKSAGKSA; encoded by the coding sequence GTGATCTGGTTCGCAGTCATCCTGGCGATCCTCGGCGCGTTCTGCCTGGCGATCGGCGCCCAGCGGCAGGGGAGCGCCGTCAAGGCGGACACCGGTGGTCTGGCCCTCGGATCCAGCAGCTTCGTCCGCCTGCTCCGCAATCCCCGCTGGCTCCTGGGCCTCGCTCTGCTCGCCGGCGGCATGATCATGAACTGCATCGCGCTGATCTCCGCGCCGCTGACGGTGATCCAGCCGATCGGCGCGATCGCGCTCGTGATCACCACCGTGGTGAACTCCAAGGACCAGGGCCTCAAGATCAACCGCGCCACCGTGGTAGCCATCTCGGCCTGCGTCACCGGCTCCGCGCTCTTCGTGCTGCTGGCGGTCAACGCCACGCAGGAGAACCATCATGTGGCGGCGTCGGATGAACTGGCCGTGGTGCTGCTGCTGGTCCTGGCGGTGGGGGTGTTCGGCTCCCTGGCCGTCGGCTTCCGGCACCGTCTCAACGCTTTCGTCTACATCCTCGGCGCCGGGGTGCTGTTCGGTTTCGTGGCGGTCCTGACCCGCATCATCGGCCGCCACCTGCTGGACCCGAACGGCCAGTTCCTGCTCAATGTGCCGTGGTACACGGTCGTGGCGATCGCGGCAGCGGGTGGTCTCGGCTCGTGGTTCGTGCAGAGCGCGTACTCCGGAGGCCCACCGGATCTCGTCATCGCGGGCCTGACGGTGATCGACCCGATCGTCGGCATTGCGATCGGCGTCACCATCCTCGGTGAGCTGCGTCCCGATGTGCAGCCGGTGATCGGGATATCCATGATCGCAGCGGCATGCCTTGCTATCGTTGGGGTGATCGCCTTGTCCCGTCACCATCCCGAGGTGACCAAGCGCAAGAAGGAAGCTGAACGGAAATCGGCCGGTAAATCGGCCTAG
- a CDS encoding glycosyltransferase, with protein MTSTDGSKPLTILIAADTYPPHVNGAAQFGYRLAKGMTARGHQVHVLAARADKGKSYTEFRPEGTVHRIRSHAVPTHDSFRITFPWEIKKEIALLFDKVQPDVVHIQSHYMIGEHVLYEAVKRGIRVVATNHFMPENLNPFLPFPQWLKDRIGRISWKDMGKVMGQADVVTTPTPLAARAMHQHAFLHQVLPLSNGIDTPAYELQPGEVVEKNPYPTILFAGRLAEEKNIDVLIKAIARLPKELNVHLEIVGGGEVRPALEQLVASLGLGDRVRFLGLAPDDELRRAYIRADLFCMPGTAELQSLVTLEAMSASTPVVLANAMALPHLAEDGVNGYLFEPNNVVDLTEKIRLVLDQPEEARKAMGDASHEMVQKHSLENTLKTFEDIYRGAAYEDLQV; from the coding sequence ATGACGTCCACCGACGGCAGTAAGCCCCTGACCATTCTGATCGCCGCGGACACGTATCCGCCGCATGTGAACGGGGCCGCGCAGTTCGGCTACCGTCTGGCCAAGGGCATGACCGCTCGCGGACACCAGGTGCACGTCCTGGCGGCCCGCGCGGACAAGGGCAAGAGCTACACCGAATTCCGGCCGGAGGGCACGGTGCACCGGATCCGCTCCCACGCGGTGCCCACGCACGACTCGTTCCGCATCACCTTCCCCTGGGAGATCAAGAAGGAGATCGCGCTCCTCTTCGACAAGGTGCAGCCGGACGTGGTCCACATCCAGAGCCACTACATGATCGGCGAACACGTGCTGTACGAGGCCGTGAAGCGCGGCATCCGCGTGGTGGCCACGAACCACTTCATGCCGGAGAACCTGAATCCGTTCCTGCCCTTCCCGCAGTGGCTCAAGGACCGGATCGGCCGCATCTCCTGGAAGGACATGGGCAAGGTCATGGGTCAGGCCGACGTCGTCACCACCCCGACGCCGCTCGCCGCTCGCGCCATGCACCAGCATGCTTTCCTGCACCAGGTGTTGCCGCTCTCCAACGGCATCGACACCCCGGCATACGAGCTGCAGCCCGGCGAGGTGGTGGAGAAGAACCCGTACCCCACCATCCTGTTCGCCGGCCGCCTGGCCGAAGAGAAGAACATCGACGTCCTGATCAAGGCGATCGCGCGGCTCCCGAAGGAGCTGAACGTCCACCTGGAGATCGTGGGCGGCGGCGAGGTCCGTCCCGCTCTGGAGCAGCTCGTGGCCTCCCTGGGTCTGGGGGACCGCGTCCGGTTCCTGGGCCTCGCGCCCGACGATGAGCTGCGCCGCGCCTACATCCGTGCCGATCTGTTCTGCATGCCGGGCACGGCCGAGCTGCAGTCCCTGGTGACGCTGGAGGCCATGAGCGCGTCCACGCCGGTCGTGCTGGCCAACGCCATGGCGCTGCCGCACCTGGCCGAGGACGGCGTGAACGGCTACCTGTTCGAGCCGAACAACGTGGTCGACCTGACCGAGAAGATCCGCCTGGTCCTGGACCAGCCGGAGGAGGCCCGCAAGGCCATGGGCGACGCCAGCCACGAGATGGTCCAGAAGCACAGCCTGGAGAACACGCTGAAGACCTTCGAGGACATCTACCGCGGCGCCGCCTACGAGGACCTGCAGGTCTGA